The segment TTTGAAATTTTCCCGCGAGACAGGCCGGTTCTTTGCTCATAGGCATTGATAATGCTTTCCTTGACCTCGCTCAGCATCTTGATGCCGCTTGCAAGATCCGCCGCTTCACCGAATATTACCGTTGCGGGATTATGGATCATGATACAGGCAGTCGGTGACATAACAATTTCATCACCAGCCATAGCAATCACCGAAGCAGCGCTGGCGGCAATCCCATCAATCTTAACCGTAACCTTACCTTCATACTCTTTAAGCATGGTGTAGATCTGGCTCGCCGCAAACACATCCCCACCCGGAGAATTGATCCAAACCGAGATATCGCCGGCAGATGCCATCAGCTCATCCTTGAATTTTTTCGGCGTGATATCATCGTCAAACCAGCTGTCCTGGGCGATATAACCATCAAAATACAAGGTGCGGCCCTCCTCGTTTTTTACCCAGTTCCAAAATTTCTTCATTTGCTTCCCTCCCGTTCAGCGCTATTGTTGCTGGCAAAAGCCCCCGCGTCAGCCAGCTTGGTCATGTTGCCATTAATGAGATACAAGTCCCCGCCCAATTCTGCCGGTATCCGGTTGAGATTTTCCAATTCGCGGATGTCGTTGCTGGATAGCCAGCCGTTTTGCCTGCCCACGGCGTAGCCATTCATGCGGCTTTCATAGTCGCCACGAAGCAACCCGTCCACATTAAACTTCACAAAGAACTGCCGCTTTTCACTTTCACTGAACAAGGCTCGTTGAATGGCCTGCTCCCAGCGCACCACCCACGGGTCCAACGTGTACATGACAAATTCCAACGACTGCTGCTCAATATTGGAAAAGCTGGATTTCTCCAGATCGCCGATCATGTGGGGCGGAATGCGGAAGATACGGGCAATCTCGTTAATCTGGAATTTGCGCGTCTCCAAAAACTGCGCCTGCTCCGGCGGAATGCCGATGCTTTGAAACTTCATGTAGAGTAGGGAAGTACCGCCTTGCCGCATTACTGCGACAGGTTTGTTCCACCCTCTCCCCAAAC is part of the Anaeromusa acidaminophila DSM 3853 genome and harbors:
- a CDS encoding head maturation protease, ClpP-related — its product is MKKFWNWVKNEEGRTLYFDGYIAQDSWFDDDITPKKFKDELMASAGDISVWINSPGGDVFAASQIYTMLKEYEGKVTVKIDGIAASAASVIAMAGDEIVMSPTACIMIHNPATVIFGEAADLASGIKMLSEVKESIINAYEQRTGLSRGKISNMMDAETWFSAQKAVEMGFADRILYAPDAQDAAEGFIFDQLTVTNAFLRKLPKYIEKQPAMVEGMSHKELLTRLELLK